The Candidatus Neomarinimicrobiota bacterium nucleotide sequence AATGTATGACGGATTTGCCAGAGCTTTGAATTGTTTCTGAATAGGATTGAGCAACTTTTTAACATCAGCCGGACTTATCATCATCAATCTCTACGGTTGCGCTGTCGGATCAGCATGCTGACGATATGGCTGCATACAAAAGTAAAAACAGTCGTTTCAAATTAAGTTCTCATATTTACGAATAATAATAATGGAAAAATAACTACCTAAAATTAAGTTATTCGTACAGAGATGCAAGGAAAAGAGTTTAGGAATGCCCGGTTCTTGTTTCTCTATGAGAATCACGGACGTGGAATGATATTCCGGGAAAAAGATTCAGGAGACAATATAATTACTACGCTCAGACTGTCTCGGTTTTAGTTTCCTCTCCGTTGGTATGGACGTTATTCTTAATCCATTCCGTAGTTACGCTCTTAGGTCTTTCGAGCGGAAGTCCAAGCGCTCTCGACCAAATTGAAGAGGCGAGCACTCCCATAGCTCTTGACACTCCGAACATAACTGTATAATAATCGTATTCCTTTACTCCGTAATGCCATTGTAAACATCCGGAATGGGCATCAACATTAGGCCATGGGTTCTTTGCCTTGCCATGTTCCCTGAGCGCATCCGGGACTACCTCATAGACCAAGCTGACTATCTGGAATAATTCGTCATCAGGCAGATGCCGCAGAGCGAATTCACGCTGCGCAGTATAACGAGGATCCGTTTTTCTTAATACAGCATGACCGTAACCGGGGATAACCTGACCATTATTTAGGGTTTCCCAAACATGTTTCGTCAATTGTTCTTTCGAGGGGACTCCTCCTCCAAGTGTTTTCTGTAACTGCTGAATCCAGATCAGCACCTCCTGATTTGCTAATCCGTGCAGTGGACCTGCGAGAGCGTCCATAGCGCCTGAGAGACTGTAATATGCGTCAGAGAGTGTTGAACCGACTAAATGAGCGGAATGAGCCGAAGCGTTGCCACCTTCATGGTCGGCATGGATTGTAAGATATAACCTCATCAGTTCTTTATATTCGGGATCTTCAATTCCCATCATATGTGCGTAATTTGCCGCCCAATCAAGATTTTCGTCAGAATGAATTCTAACACCGTCCTTGAATGAACGACGATAAATATATGCGGCGATTGTAGGAAGTTTGCCAAGCAGATTCATTGTATCCTCATATTGAGCATCCCAATAATCTTCTTTTTGCATTCCTTCATGATACCGTTTTGAGAAAACCGATTCAGGCTGAAGCGCTAAAATTCCAATGGATAATTGTGTCATAGGATGAGTATCTTTCGGAAGACCGTCAATTACGTCAAACAGATATTGAGGAACTTCTCGCCTATCCATCCACTCACTGCCAACATCTTTAGCATCTTCTTCGGTCGGCATATCGCCTGTCAGCAATAAATAGAACAACCCTTCCGGCAGAGGTTCTTCTCCTCCGGCTGCCTTCGGCAGAAGTTTTTGTAAATTAGGAATCGTACAACCCCGAAATCTAATCCCTTCTTCCGGATCGAGAGCAGATGGTTCCCAGACCATACATTTTATACCTCTCATCCCTCCGTAAGCCTGCGATACGGTCACATCGCCAATTTTTATGTTTCCAAACTCTTTGATGAGCTCTTTTACCTCTTTTCGTTTAGGCTCAATCTTTGAGAAAAGTTTTTCTTTTAACGTGGACATCAATTCCTCCAAAACAACGACATTGAATTCTTTACTGATTATACTTCAAAACCCTGATTTAGTTTCGAATCCAAGCCGATAATTACAATTTTCCTTACTCTGATTTTCATCTCAAGTAAGGACATTATTTCACACCCCCGACATGAGGTAGCCCTCTCGTGAGGCTAAGTTAAGCAAGTCTTATATTTTAATCAATAGGTGAACGGAAATAAATGATAAAAATTAAAAGATGCTTAAGGAAATACTATTTTAGTAACGCTCATCTTCCCAATAGCTTTTTTGTTCATCTATCATACGAGAAATCAGTCGCGCGATTTTCCGTTTATCGGATGATAGTCGGATGGTCACTTCTTCATCCAAACTCGAACATTTTTTCATAATCATTTCGAGTTCTTCCAATTCCTCTTTTTCAAGTTCAATACTTAGTTTAGCTCTCATAAAAATATTATCCTCTTCTTCAATTACTTATAAATTTATTGTCCTTAATATAAAACCGCCACTCAAGGTCAGTGGCTTTGCTGATGCCTATTCGTGTGCTACTGACGATTTCAGGTCTAAAATTTCTTTCATAAAGAGATATAGCCTCACCAATCATTTTATTGTTCTGATCAGGACCAATTCCAAAAGCCTGACAAAGCTTACCCGGACCATTAGTGAGGTTTTTCATTTTCTCGGTCTTTCGACGTTTTTGCATGACTTCTATACCTTCTATCGGTTCCAATGCTCTTATCAGCACTGCCCCGATACCATTTTTTTCTGTCGTAAAATTCAGGAGATGATACATCCCGTAGTTCAGATAGATGTAAACTTGTCCGTAGCTGTTCGCAAGCGCCCTGCCCTTAATTTTGCGAGTCTTGAAATGAGAAGCGTCATCGGTTTTGTAAGCCTCAGTCTCCACAATCATCCCCCGACATTCTCCAAAAGCGATTTCTACACCAAGAAGGTTTTTTGCGACTTCAAGAGTTTCGCCTGCGAAGAAGTCTTTATATAATATTTTCATGCAAGAAGGCGTCCGCCTTCAACAGGAATTAGCGCGCCTGTGATGAAATCGGAACCTTCAATGAGAAACTGAACAGTGGCGGCTATGTCGTCGGGAGAGCCGATTCGTTTGACGAGTGTGGAGTCAGCGATTTTCTTCGTTTGCTCTTCTGAATAACCTTCAGGAAGTAAAATCGGACCGGGCAATATGCAGTTTACCTGTATGGTCGGCGCTAATTCAACAGCCAGAACTTTCGTCATTGTCATAACGCCGCCTTTAGCGACGAAATAAGGGAGATAATTTTTATAAGGGCGGTTTGCGGCCCAATCACCGAACGTGATAATTTTTCCGCCGCCTTGTTTAAGCATTATCTCTGATGCTGCTTTGGCGCACAGCCATGTCCCTTTTAAGTCAACTGACATCTGAAAGTCCCAATTTTCTTCTGTGATTTCGCTATATGCTGTAGGTTTGAAATAAGATGCCATTGTAACCAGCACATCTAACGAACCGAACTCGTTTGTAACCGTCTCAATCATACTATTTACTTCGTCAGATTTAGTAATATCGGCTTTCACAGAAATCGCTTTTGCTCCATTAGCTGTGAGTTCGTTCACGAGGGATTCAGCCTCTGAAGCGGAGCTGTTATAATGAGCGGCGATATTTGCTCCGCTAAGAGAAAGTTTTTTTGCAACCGTCTGTCCGACTCTTTTCGTGCCGGTGATAAGGACAGTTTTTCCTTTAATATCCAATGCTATTCGCCAAAAATTAAGTTCTCAGTTTATAACCGATTTTAAACAGATACAAACTAATTGAGCCGAGTAATAAACTGGAAAACAGCGTCGTGATAATAGCAGTTCCAAGATTGATGTCGCCAACTCCTATCATCCCGAATCTTAAGCCGTTTACCATATAAACTATGGGATTGAACAATGAAACTTTAGCCCAAAACGGCGGTAACATACTTGTTGAGTAAAAAACTCCTCCCAGATATACAAGCGGTGTTATCAGATAAGTCTGAAAAATTCCGAGATGCTCGAATTTTTCCGCCCATAACCCCGTTAATAAGCCGAGCTGAGCGAAAACTATGCTTACGAAGACTATGAAAAAAGTAACAATATAATAGTTGTTAATTTGAATATCCATAAGCAGTAAACCGGCCGCTAAAGTCACTACTCCGACTATCAATCCGCGCACCATTCCACCCAGCACTATAGCCGTTACCATCTCGAAATATGAAAGCGGAGAAGTCAGTATATCAGCTATGTTACCTTGAAACTTGGACATAAAAAGCGATGAGGAAGTATTCATATAAGAGGAATTTATAACTCCCATCATCATCAATCCGGGAAAGATATATTGCATATATGTCACCCCTTCGATATCGCTTATCCTTGAGCCGATGGAATATCCGAAAATTGTGATATACAGAAGTGCGGACATAAATGGAGGAACTAAAGTCTGATTTGGGAGGCTTAAAAATCGGATGATCTCTCTTTTCAGAAGAGTCCAAAAGCCGATTAGTTTACTTTCGTTGTACTCCCCGTGAGCCTGAGAAAAATGTCCTCCAATTTTCCTGACACTGTCTTCAGGTCTTCCACTTCTATGCTCGAGTTCACCAGAGCCTTCAACAGCCCCGACATCGTTTGATTTTTCTTGTCGAGACAAAGCGTCAACTTTCCCTCTTTCGATTTCTTGCATTCATACTCCTTTAACTCTTCCGGTATAACATCAACAGGTGATGAGGGTGTAATTTCTATCAATTGATAATCAATTTCCTTCATCAGTTCGTTTTTGTCAATATCCCGGATTATTTTTCCTTTATGAATAATTGCGATTTTATCGCACAGCGCTTCGGCTTCTTCTATATAATGTGTCGTGAGGAGAATCGTGGTGCCGTTATTTCTCAATTCATCCATAGATTTCCAGATTTTTCTACGGAGCTCAACATCTACACCGGCGGTAGGTTCGTCGAGAATCAGGAGCTTCGGTTTGTGCATCATTGCCCTTGCGATAAGTAGTCTTCGTTTGAGGCCTCCGCTCAGGCGCCTGAACGGTAACTTCCGATGCTCCACCAAATCAAAATATTCGAGAAGTTCTTCAGCACGGGCTTTTCGTTCTTTTGACCTCATTCCAAAATATCCGCCCTGAAGATTCAGAACAGTTTCAGCTGGAAAGAAAAAATCGAGGTTCGGTTCCTGTGGCGAAAGACCCACCAATCTTCGTGCAGACCGATAATCTTTTACTACATCATTGCCGAATACACTCACGCTGCCGGATGTAATATTCGTTAGTCCTGTTATTATATTTATTGTAGTAGTTTTACCAGCGCCGTTCGGTCCGAGAAAACCGTAAAATTCACCTTCTTTTATGGTGAGGTCAATACCCGCTAATGCGACTTTTGAGCCATAGTTTTTTTTGAGATTATGTATCTCGAGAGCGTTAACTGACAAAGTCTGATCCTTTCACATTTTACGGAAATGATGTTAAGCAGAAATTGATAGAATTTCAACAGTAAAAAATCAATTATGGCTAAAGAAAATGTCGTCACTCAATAATGTGTAATACAGGATACCTTTTATTTATCGGAAAATTATATATATTTGTGTGGGATGAATCACTCTCAAAAAATAAGAATAATGAAAAGAATGCTGACAGCGCTGTTAATTATGACAGCAGTGTCTCTCACAACAATTGATTTGAATGCGCAGACGCTGACTTGCGAGCAATGTGGAAATCCCATTCGGCCAGGAAATTATACGATGGTGGACGGGAAAGCCTATCATCCGGAGCACTTTCTTTGCGCTTTTTGCGGCAACCCGATTTTGGATACGCAGTTTTATAAAGATGGCGGGAATTATTATCATCCTGACCATTATGCTCAGCACATTGCTCCGAAATGCGCTTTTTGCGGACAACCGATTATCGGCGAATACATAAAATCAGAAGGGAAAACATATCATAAGGATCATTATGACCAGCATATTGCTTTAAAGTGCGATTTTTGCGGCTTAACAATAAACGGAGATTATACGAAAACTTTCTGGGGAGAGTCCTACCACAAGTATCATGACGGAAACGTTGATAAATGTGATTACTGTTCGCGCTATATTTCGGATTCGGGTACAGGCGGAGGAGTAAGGTATAATGACGGCAGAAATATTTGCGGAATATGTTTAGCGACAGTGGTAAATGATTACGCCTTAGCGCAGCACCTTTTTCGTGATGTAAAAAAGGAACTGAGAGGATATGGTATTGATATTAATTGGGATGATATAGGGTTCTATCTTGTTGACAGAAATTACATTTCTCAGCTTTCAAATGAAAATCGGGTAATAGAGCAGCAAACAGGGTTTACTTATCATCGGTTTGAGACGCTTAACGGACAAATTCGCAGCAGAAAATTTGATGTTTACATTCTAAGCGGAATGCCCGAGATAAATTTTATATCGACTGCCGCACATGAATTGATGCACGTTTGGCTATATCTTAATGCATCGTATGATATGGATAAATCTTTAAGTGAAGGGAGCGCAAATTTCGCTTCATATCTTGTATTGAGAAATAGAAAAGTGGATAGGGCGAGGTTTCTGATAGAGAATCTTGAAAACGACAGGGACCCGGTTTACGGAGACGGGTACAGAAGGGTGAAACAGTTTGTGGGAACAAGAGGGATGAACGGCTGGATCGGCTATCTAAAAAATAATCTTATCATTCCCATAGGATATTGAGTCTCTGCAATGAAATATTTATTTGCCGCTGTTGAACGAAAAGATATTTTTGATTATATAGCCGGCGATCTCCGGATTTTCTTTTAATCTGCGGGTCGAGTAAGCATACCATGCCTTACCGTAAGGTACATACACCCTAACCTGATGACCATCATCTAATATTTTCTTTCTAAGCTGTTCGCGAACGCCGTAAATCATTTGAAATTCATACTGTTCTTTGCCTAATCCAAGCTCATCAATTACGCGGTAAGCTTCATATACAATATGCTCGTCATGAGTGGCGATTCCCACATAGCTTCCGCCTTTAAACAATATTTCCAATAGGCGGACAAAGTTTTTTCTTATCATATCTTTATCTTTGAATGCGATTTTCTCTGATTCAACGTAAATACCTTTACAAATCCTGATATTCGCTTTAATCTTTGACAGCTCCGTAACATCCGCCTCACTCCGTCGGAGGTATGCCTGAATCACCGTTCCTACGTTCTGTTTCAAGGAAAGTAATTCGGAATGAATATCTAATGTCTTAGTCGTATAGGTGGATTCTTCCATATCAATACGAACGAAACTATCTGCTTCGGTTGCCAATGTTAGAAGCTCTTTGATATTCCTCAAACAGATTTTGTCGTCGATACCCATTCCCAACTGACTCAATTTTATAGATATGTTAGCATTTTGATTTCTCTCAATAATCGTTGAAAGGGCATCTTTGTAACCTGTAACATATTTTGCGGAATCTTCAATATCAATAAGGTGTTCGCCCAATATATTAACTGTGCAGAGATAACCCTCATCGTTAAGTCTTTCAATGGCATCTGTGGCTTCTTGAAGGCTTTCGCCTGCGATATATTTTTTAGCGAAATGACCTACCATCGATTTTGGTATAATGGGAATTAGGTTTGCAATGGCGGTGTTTATTATTCCCATAGGTGTATTCTTAACAGATAATTCGATTTCATAACTGTTCCTAAATTATCATGCTGCTATAGTAATCACAAGATATATTGACCTTTGGGAACGACAGGGCACTTTTATGTTGAACACGCAACTCGAAATACCTTGACACTGTTTGGAGTCGGTAATAAATTAAGCGCCTTAATAGAGGATATTAATGCTTTTTGATTTAGGTAGTGTTTTGATGTTCATGGTTACCGCGATGGTAATCGTGGGATTTACACTCTTGTTAGCCAAGGCGCTTCGTGCGGATAATCCCACTCCGGAAAAACTTACCGGATATGAATGCGGAGAAGATTCTATAGGCAGTAGTTGGGTTCAGTTTAACATCAGATTTTATGTAGTAGCCTTAATTTTCCTTATTTTTGAAGTCGAAATAGTCTTCCTTTATCCCTGGGCTATAGTGTTCAAAGAAATGGGATTTATCACTTTTATTGAAATGATGATTTTTGTGGGTGTCCTCCTTATAGGACTCGCATATGTTTGGGTGAAAGGTGATCTTAGTTGGGTCCTGCCAAAGCAGAAATACAGCGCTGATTTTGATTATTCAAACATTCCGAGATTTAAAGCGCCCAAGAAAAAAGAAAGCCGCAAATTAGAAGCGGTAGAATAAGAAAAGAGGAAAACTTTGGGTATAATTGAAAATAAATTCCGTGATAATATTATAATTACAAGTGCGGACAAATTTATGAACTGGGCGCGGTTATCTTCCCTTTGGCCGATTACTTTTGGAATCGCCTGCTGCGCTATCGAAATGATGGCTACTGCTGCATCCCGTTATGATCAGGACAGACTTGGAGTGCTTCCAAGGCCTTCTCCCCGACAATCTGACCTAATGATAGTTGCGGGTACTGTGACATTTAAAATGGCGACACGGATTCAAAAGCTCTATGAGCAAATGCCCGACCCAAAATATGTTATAGCAATGGGATGTTGTGCCACATCGGGCGGCCCTTACTGGAATCACGGTTATCACGTTATGAAAGGTGTTGATCAGGCAATTCCCGTTGATGTATATGTTCCCGGTTGCCCCCCGCGGCCTGAATCACTGCTTGAAGGTTTTATAAAATTGCAGGATAAAATAAGGCGCGAGTCTATCGCTACCACTCAAGCCGCTTGAAATGACATCAAGCGATGTAATAAAAGAAGTAGAACTGAAATTTCCTGATAAGGTAAAGACCACCGAGCAGGAAGGGTTGGAACCGTTTATCACGGTAAATTCTGATTTAATCATACAAGTTTGTAGTTATCTGAAATTAGAAAAGAACCTTGATTTCACATCACTCGTCTGTATTTCCGGAGTGGATTTTGATGAAAATATGGAAGTCGTCTATCATCTGCACTCTTTAAGACACAATCACTCCATTACTATCAAGGTAGAGCTTCCGAGAGATAAACCGAGCATACCTTCAGTTACTGCGATATGGAAAGCAGCGGATTGGTACGAGAGGGAAACATTCGATTTGTTCGGAATCAATTTTGAGGATCATCCCAATCTCAAGAGACTTTTATTGCCTGATGATTGGGAAGGATACCCTTTAAGAAAAGATCATGTAGATGCCGAAGAATATCGAGGATGGACAATTCGAAAAATTAAAGAAGGAAATGTTTAATTAATGTCCGATCTGAAAACAGAAGAAATGGTTATCAATATGGGGCCGCAGCATCCTGCGACTCACGGAGTGCTGAGACTTGAGATTACCACCGACGGAGAGATTGTAAAGAAAATTGTGCCTCATATCGGGTATCTCCATCGTTGTTTTGAGAAGCATTGTGAAAAACTGAATTATCATCAAATAATTCCATTCGTAGACAGATGCGATTACCTCGCCGCTATGAATAACGAGCATGGTTATGCGATGGCTGTGGAGAAACTTCTCGATATTGAGTTACCTCCGAGGGTGGAGTATATAAGAGTTATTATGTCCGAGCTCAATCGGATAGCAAGTCATATGGTTGCCCTCGGTACATTTGGAATGGATGTCGGAGCCTTTACTCCATTTTTGTTCACTTTCCGCGATAGAGAAAAGATTCTTGATCTGTTTGAAATGACCAGTGGGGCACGTCTTCTATATAACTATATTTGGATCGGAGGAGTAGCTCACGATCTACCGGACGGATTTGTTGAAAAATGTTTTGAATTTCTGGATTACTTCGGGCCGAAACTTAAAGAATATGATGATCTGCTCTCTTTCAATAAAATATTTATCAGTAGAACGGCAAATGTTGCGATTATTCCTCCCGATGTCGCCATAGAATGGGGACTTACCGGTCCTAACCTTAGAGCTTCCGGCGTTGACTGGGATTTGCGCCGTGATGTACCGTATTCGATTTACGATAAGTTCGATTGGGATGTAATAGTAGGAGACGGGCGAGAAGGAGTTATCGGAGACTGCTGGTCCCGCTATTATGTGCGTGTGTTGGAAATGCACGAATCAGCCAAGATTGTCAGGCAGGCTTTGGAAGGATTGCCGGCTGATGAAAATGTAAAATCCGCCGTACCGAGAAAGGTGAAAGCCAAAGAAGGATCGGTTTATTTTCGTTCTGAAAATCCGAGAGGTGAGTTGGGCTTTTATATCGTTAGTAAAGGAGGCGATACGC carries:
- a CDS encoding citrate (Si)-synthase, eukaryotic, coding for MSTLKEKLFSKIEPKRKEVKELIKEFGNIKIGDVTVSQAYGGMRGIKCMVWEPSALDPEEGIRFRGCTIPNLQKLLPKAAGGEEPLPEGLFYLLLTGDMPTEEDAKDVGSEWMDRREVPQYLFDVIDGLPKDTHPMTQLSIGILALQPESVFSKRYHEGMQKEDYWDAQYEDTMNLLGKLPTIAAYIYRRSFKDGVRIHSDENLDWAANYAHMMGIEDPEYKELMRLYLTIHADHEGGNASAHSAHLVGSTLSDAYYSLSGAMDALAGPLHGLANQEVLIWIQQLQKTLGGGVPSKEQLTKHVWETLNNGQVIPGYGHAVLRKTDPRYTAQREFALRHLPDDELFQIVSLVYEVVPDALREHGKAKNPWPNVDAHSGCLQWHYGVKEYDYYTVMFGVSRAMGVLASSIWSRALGLPLERPKSVTTEWIKNNVHTNGEETKTETV
- a CDS encoding DNA-3-methyladenine glycosylase; the encoded protein is MKILYKDFFAGETLEVAKNLLGVEIAFGECRGMIVETEAYKTDDASHFKTRKIKGRALANSYGQVYIYLNYGMYHLLNFTTEKNGIGAVLIRALEPIEGIEVMQKRRKTEKMKNLTNGPGKLCQAFGIGPDQNNKMIGEAISLYERNFRPEIVSSTRIGISKATDLEWRFYIKDNKFISN
- a CDS encoding SDR family oxidoreductase translates to MDIKGKTVLITGTKRVGQTVAKKLSLSGANIAAHYNSSASEAESLVNELTANGAKAISVKADITKSDEVNSMIETVTNEFGSLDVLVTMASYFKPTAYSEITEENWDFQMSVDLKGTWLCAKAASEIMLKQGGGKIITFGDWAANRPYKNYLPYFVAKGGVMTMTKVLAVELAPTIQVNCILPGPILLPEGYSEEQTKKIADSTLVKRIGSPDDIAATVQFLIEGSDFITGALIPVEGGRLLA
- a CDS encoding ABC transporter ATP-binding protein — translated: MSVNALEIHNLKKNYGSKVALAGIDLTIKEGEFYGFLGPNGAGKTTTINIITGLTNITSGSVSVFGNDVVKDYRSARRLVGLSPQEPNLDFFFPAETVLNLQGGYFGMRSKERKARAEELLEYFDLVEHRKLPFRRLSGGLKRRLLIARAMMHKPKLLILDEPTAGVDVELRRKIWKSMDELRNNGTTILLTTHYIEEAEALCDKIAIIHKGKIIRDIDKNELMKEIDYQLIEITPSSPVDVIPEELKEYECKKSKEGKLTLCLDKKNQTMSGLLKALVNSSIEVEDLKTVSGKLEDIFLRLTGSTTKVN
- a CDS encoding protein DA1 gives rise to the protein MKRMLTALLIMTAVSLTTIDLNAQTLTCEQCGNPIRPGNYTMVDGKAYHPEHFLCAFCGNPILDTQFYKDGGNYYHPDHYAQHIAPKCAFCGQPIIGEYIKSEGKTYHKDHYDQHIALKCDFCGLTINGDYTKTFWGESYHKYHDGNVDKCDYCSRYISDSGTGGGVRYNDGRNICGICLATVVNDYALAQHLFRDVKKELRGYGIDINWDDIGFYLVDRNYISQLSNENRVIEQQTGFTYHRFETLNGQIRSRKFDVYILSGMPEINFISTAAHELMHVWLYLNASYDMDKSLSEGSANFASYLVLRNRKVDRARFLIENLENDRDPVYGDGYRRVKQFVGTRGMNGWIGYLKNNLIIPIGY
- a CDS encoding proline dehydrogenase family protein, whose amino-acid sequence is MGIINTAIANLIPIIPKSMVGHFAKKYIAGESLQEATDAIERLNDEGYLCTVNILGEHLIDIEDSAKYVTGYKDALSTIIERNQNANISIKLSQLGMGIDDKICLRNIKELLTLATEADSFVRIDMEESTYTTKTLDIHSELLSLKQNVGTVIQAYLRRSEADVTELSKIKANIRICKGIYVESEKIAFKDKDMIRKNFVRLLEILFKGGSYVGIATHDEHIVYEAYRVIDELGLGKEQYEFQMIYGVREQLRKKILDDGHQVRVYVPYGKAWYAYSTRRLKENPEIAGYIIKNIFSFNSGK
- a CDS encoding NADH-quinone oxidoreductase subunit A, producing MLFDLGSVLMFMVTAMVIVGFTLLLAKALRADNPTPEKLTGYECGEDSIGSSWVQFNIRFYVVALIFLIFEVEIVFLYPWAIVFKEMGFITFIEMMIFVGVLLIGLAYVWVKGDLSWVLPKQKYSADFDYSNIPRFKAPKKKESRKLEAVE
- a CDS encoding NADH-quinone oxidoreductase subunit B, whose amino-acid sequence is MGIIENKFRDNIIITSADKFMNWARLSSLWPITFGIACCAIEMMATAASRYDQDRLGVLPRPSPRQSDLMIVAGTVTFKMATRIQKLYEQMPDPKYVIAMGCCATSGGPYWNHGYHVMKGVDQAIPVDVYVPGCPPRPESLLEGFIKLQDKIRRESIATTQAA
- a CDS encoding NADH-quinone oxidoreductase subunit C, giving the protein MTSSDVIKEVELKFPDKVKTTEQEGLEPFITVNSDLIIQVCSYLKLEKNLDFTSLVCISGVDFDENMEVVYHLHSLRHNHSITIKVELPRDKPSIPSVTAIWKAADWYERETFDLFGINFEDHPNLKRLLLPDDWEGYPLRKDHVDAEEYRGWTIRKIKEGNV
- a CDS encoding NADH-quinone oxidoreductase subunit D; the protein is MSDLKTEEMVINMGPQHPATHGVLRLEITTDGEIVKKIVPHIGYLHRCFEKHCEKLNYHQIIPFVDRCDYLAAMNNEHGYAMAVEKLLDIELPPRVEYIRVIMSELNRIASHMVALGTFGMDVGAFTPFLFTFRDREKILDLFEMTSGARLLYNYIWIGGVAHDLPDGFVEKCFEFLDYFGPKLKEYDDLLSFNKIFISRTANVAIIPPDVAIEWGLTGPNLRASGVDWDLRRDVPYSIYDKFDWDVIVGDGREGVIGDCWSRYYVRVLEMHESAKIVRQALEGLPADENVKSAVPRKVKAKEGSVYFRSENPRGELGFYIVSKGGDTPHRLKMRSPAFSSLSSIADVGEGLLISDLVALLGSIDIVLGEIDR